A region from the Simiduia sp. 21SJ11W-1 genome encodes:
- a CDS encoding amidase, protein MSDALCYLSATEALTLFAAKQLSPVELMQALIDRADATEPAINAASFRFNERALEQARAAETRWLRGEARGLEGLATAIKDETYIEGQVTTNGSKLMVDNLADVTDPVPERLLAAGAIVHARTTTPEFSCAGFTWSDLWGVTRNPWNEAVTVGGSSGGSAAMLAAGSTTLANATDCGGSIRIPAAMCGVVGLKASYGRIPEMPPYNADPYVHHGVMGRSVADVILMYNQVAGPHPVDITSQLPDTRLLPNDYPALAGKRVALSLDLGFFRLEPDVRRNTLALAEKLRELGAVVELVEMDWTSECIRTAQVHQGSLLGTMVREKYGAADQRAQMTSYARRYLELADAVTLEDVLQADRYAQKMWDSLSTIFERYDLLVCPTTATTQVPADYDYSKDQMRVDGELVEPVKGWFMTYPFNTLSRCPVLSVPSGVADNGVPTGVQLVGKPYREADVVAVGWHLERAFGNSFAQGVRPSISTHATV, encoded by the coding sequence ATGTCTGATGCATTGTGTTATCTCTCTGCCACAGAGGCGCTTACGCTGTTTGCTGCCAAACAGTTGTCGCCCGTGGAGCTTATGCAAGCATTGATCGACCGGGCCGATGCCACAGAGCCCGCCATTAACGCGGCCTCATTTCGCTTTAACGAACGCGCACTCGAACAAGCCCGCGCCGCGGAAACCCGCTGGCTGCGCGGCGAAGCCCGTGGCCTGGAAGGCCTGGCCACGGCCATCAAAGATGAAACCTACATCGAGGGCCAGGTGACCACCAACGGCTCGAAACTGATGGTGGATAATCTGGCCGATGTGACAGACCCGGTGCCCGAGCGGTTACTCGCCGCCGGCGCCATTGTGCATGCGCGCACCACCACGCCGGAGTTTTCCTGCGCGGGGTTTACCTGGTCTGATTTGTGGGGCGTAACCCGTAACCCCTGGAATGAGGCAGTGACCGTGGGCGGCTCCTCTGGCGGCTCGGCGGCCATGTTGGCAGCGGGTTCTACCACGCTTGCCAACGCCACCGATTGCGGCGGCTCCATTCGCATTCCGGCGGCTATGTGTGGCGTTGTGGGCTTGAAGGCATCTTACGGGCGCATTCCGGAAATGCCGCCCTACAATGCAGACCCTTACGTGCACCACGGTGTTATGGGGCGCTCGGTAGCTGACGTGATTCTCATGTACAACCAGGTGGCCGGCCCGCACCCGGTAGACATCACCTCCCAGTTACCCGATACCCGCCTGTTGCCCAATGACTACCCGGCACTCGCCGGCAAGCGCGTGGCGCTCTCGCTGGACCTCGGGTTTTTCCGCCTGGAGCCCGATGTGCGCCGCAACACCCTGGCGCTGGCAGAAAAGCTGCGCGAGCTGGGCGCGGTGGTTGAGTTGGTGGAAATGGATTGGACAAGCGAATGCATTCGCACGGCCCAAGTGCATCAGGGCAGCCTGCTAGGCACCATGGTGCGCGAAAAATACGGCGCTGCCGACCAGCGCGCACAAATGACAAGCTACGCGCGCCGCTACCTGGAGCTTGCCGACGCCGTAACCCTTGAAGATGTGTTGCAAGCTGATCGCTACGCGCAAAAAATGTGGGATTCCCTAAGCACTATTTTTGAGCGCTACGACCTACTGGTTTGCCCCACCACTGCCACCACCCAGGTACCCGCCGATTACGATTACAGCAAAGATCAAATGCGGGTAGACGGCGAACTGGTAGAGCCTGTTAAAGGCTGGTTCATGACCTACCCCTTCAATACCCTAAGCCGTTGCCCGGTGCTTTCTGTGCCCTCAGGCGTGGCCGATAACGGTGTGCCTACCGGTGTGCAATTAGTGGGCAAACCCTACCGCGAAGCCGACGTAGTGGCCGTAGGCTGGCACCTTGAGCGCGCCTTTGGCAACAGCTTTGCGCAGGGTGTAAGGCCGAGTATTTCCACGCACGCCACGGTTTAA
- a CDS encoding MFS transporter — MRTTPNHWQSLTSLLFIAVMGASILTLLPLWVGALSDAAVFNQQQIGWLAAADVMGIFAATVSGLFWVRRIGWRLPTLAGLGVFFIANLLSLGQENFALLMITRVLAGLGCGTAYAIALASLGDHRRPDFAFGLMVTAQVAFGTLGFFVVPGIIDSLGVAGFFHYLNGWLILALVACAVCMPVSQKPTSTSDVKSLLGLFNLNAVLVFSAVVIYYCGVSAVWAYLERMGVALGLDGQAVGSLLGTGFAISGLGSLAAPWVAQRLGKSLAYAGATLVQIAAMLLLLGDDMPLSVYGLYAGSTIVFQFFWSFAVPLLMDQFNKVDATGRLIVLCASAFKVGEVAGPPMAAALINGNDYSGVIGLGAGCMLASIALVLLVEARTTKVALAPSARHS, encoded by the coding sequence ATGCGCACCACTCCCAACCATTGGCAAAGCCTAACCAGCCTTTTATTCATTGCGGTGATGGGTGCCTCCATCTTGACGCTGCTGCCCTTGTGGGTGGGCGCGCTTTCCGATGCAGCGGTATTTAACCAGCAACAAATCGGCTGGCTGGCCGCAGCCGACGTGATGGGCATTTTTGCGGCCACCGTTTCCGGCCTGTTTTGGGTGCGCCGCATTGGCTGGCGGCTGCCAACGCTTGCGGGCCTGGGCGTGTTTTTTATCGCCAACCTGCTGAGCCTGGGCCAGGAAAATTTCGCCCTGCTGATGATCACCCGCGTGCTGGCGGGCTTAGGCTGCGGCACCGCCTACGCCATTGCGCTGGCAAGCCTTGGCGATCACCGGCGCCCGGATTTTGCCTTTGGCTTGATGGTTACCGCACAAGTGGCCTTTGGCACCCTGGGGTTTTTCGTCGTGCCCGGCATAATTGATTCACTGGGTGTGGCCGGGTTTTTCCACTACTTAAACGGCTGGCTCATTTTGGCGCTCGTTGCCTGTGCAGTGTGCATGCCGGTATCGCAAAAGCCTACCAGTACAAGCGATGTAAAAAGTTTGCTGGGCCTGTTCAACCTCAATGCCGTGCTGGTATTCAGTGCGGTGGTAATTTACTACTGTGGCGTTTCCGCTGTGTGGGCCTACCTAGAGCGCATGGGCGTGGCACTCGGGCTAGATGGCCAGGCCGTGGGCAGTTTGTTGGGCACGGGCTTTGCCATTAGCGGGTTGGGCTCACTGGCCGCGCCTTGGGTTGCACAACGGCTGGGTAAATCGCTGGCCTATGCCGGCGCCACGCTGGTTCAAATTGCCGCCATGCTGTTGCTACTGGGCGACGACATGCCGCTTTCTGTGTATGGCCTTTATGCCGGCAGCACCATCGTGTTCCAGTTTTTCTGGAGTTTTGCCGTACCCTTGCTGATGGATCAATTCAACAAAGTCGATGCCACAGGCCGCTTGATTGTGTTGTGCGCCAGCGCCTTTAAAGTGGGCGAAGTGGCCGGCCCCCCAATGGCGGCGGCACTGATTAACGGCAACGATTACAGCGGCGTAATTGGCCTGGGCGCCGGCTGCATGTTGGCCTCTATCGCCTTGGTGCTGCTGGTTGAAGCGCGCACAACCAAGGTAGCCCTGGCACCTAGCGCCCGCCACTCCTGA
- a CDS encoding LysR family transcriptional regulator, with the protein MTAKQFSYLAPEQLEAFEVTARVGSFSAAARQLGKAQSTISGLINNLEIDTGLELFDRSRREPMLTEHGQSLLNDVRAVMNAFNRLDAKTRSLTAGVEDSLTLAIDEAAISQGQLSATLAAFSESFQTVKLQIILAPESEPAALIKSGQADLGLMLASDDYPEEFEFKGIGTTYFEAVVGAAHPLAQLSEVSAASLRDHLHLRIGARNSTAKAASDFSHRVWQVDNHHQLIELVRQGLGWASAPSHLVQRYLANGSLVKLPTSYQLTPFPHGVDLIWPQSRTLGHATRWLIDALAKQVSS; encoded by the coding sequence ATGACAGCCAAACAATTCAGTTACCTGGCACCCGAGCAGCTGGAAGCCTTTGAGGTAACCGCGCGGGTGGGCTCTTTTTCAGCGGCCGCCCGCCAGCTGGGCAAAGCGCAATCCACCATTTCGGGGCTGATTAACAATCTAGAGATAGACACGGGCCTTGAGCTGTTTGACCGCTCCCGCCGCGAGCCCATGCTCACCGAGCACGGCCAGTCGCTGTTAAATGACGTGCGCGCGGTGATGAATGCCTTTAACCGGCTCGACGCCAAAACCCGCAGCCTTACCGCCGGCGTGGAAGACAGCCTGACGCTGGCCATCGATGAGGCGGCCATTAGCCAGGGCCAGCTAAGCGCCACCCTTGCGGCATTCAGTGAAAGCTTTCAAACCGTTAAGCTGCAAATTATTCTGGCACCGGAATCCGAGCCTGCGGCGCTGATTAAAAGTGGCCAGGCAGACCTTGGCTTGATGCTCGCCTCAGACGACTACCCGGAAGAGTTTGAATTCAAAGGCATAGGCACCACCTATTTTGAAGCCGTAGTGGGCGCCGCGCACCCGCTTGCACAATTGAGTGAAGTCTCGGCGGCAAGCCTTCGGGATCACCTGCACCTGCGCATTGGCGCGCGCAATTCAACGGCCAAGGCCGCCAGCGATTTCAGCCACCGGGTGTGGCAGGTAGATAACCACCACCAATTAATTGAACTCGTGCGTCAGGGCTTGGGCTGGGCATCGGCTCCTTCGCACCTGGTGCAGCGCTATTTGGCCAACGGCAGCCTGGTAAAACTGCCCACCAGCTACCAACTCACGCCCTTTCCTCACGGGGTGGATTTAATCTGGCCACAAAGTCGCACATTAGGCCACGCCACACGCTGGCTCATTGATGCCCTGGCCAAACAGGTGAGCAGCTAA
- a CDS encoding M1 family metallopeptidase: protein MEKNNTQQGPKKNTRHFCRTAACQRLLPALVVVALGGCNGAEPTPAPQLPANDFAQLTHVELARLQLDSPARTRTGQPAKNYWQQQVDYTLNARLEFNGKQWQLQGSAEIVYHNNSPKPLSELVFLLDHNALKPESLATQTRISKPEVLAARRAQAQGFIIHHARQQGQNLHWQVEDTLLTVSLPTPIASGDEVKLNLAWELALTDKVATNARSGVEWLADGSPIIVAAQWFPRAAAFTDYSGWQTRPFLHQGEFSTEFGRYQVTVTAPAHFALAASGNWQNAHEVLDKTQQKCWASQTDCLLINADTARQNRQLKPPAAAGQQWQFAGEQLRDFAFVASPAFMWQTGVDAKGRRLNSLFPNEAAPLWQPFGLAAMRHTLTTFDSAAVNLPMQTVSIANAAGIGMEYPGLATIATRPERTHATGNTPAYNPLTKYDFIGTVIHEVGHNYIPMTVNTDEREWAWLDEGLTSFLEYRAEHQWEANFDVIYGEPRSIASYTASPGHQPVMTPADDLQQKIANAYNKPASLLNMLRYLVLGPAEFDAALAKFFTHWQGKRPTPGDLMMAIEQHTGQNLGWFWRSWFLEARSLDWQITHAQLNQTPLPLRHKNPPEPPAIALQARALTNGNEHRFVVDDAPALADAYTQSRAQYLGPVATHPSATYKSAPVNRPEKNTTANAAAHTYSIGISNAGTALLPVPLRVSFTNGESLDAVIPVNAWANARANTEGHAYIEWQLTVAAGQRVHTIILDPDYLTPDIQRSNNSVEVSHP, encoded by the coding sequence GTGGAAAAAAATAACACGCAACAAGGCCCCAAAAAAAATACGCGGCACTTTTGCCGCACAGCCGCTTGCCAACGGCTGCTGCCTGCGCTCGTTGTGGTAGCGCTTGGCGGCTGCAATGGCGCAGAACCCACACCGGCGCCACAACTGCCGGCAAACGATTTCGCACAGCTTACCCACGTAGAACTTGCACGTCTGCAACTGGATAGCCCTGCGCGCACCCGCACCGGCCAGCCCGCAAAAAATTACTGGCAACAGCAGGTGGATTACACCTTAAACGCCCGGCTTGAATTCAACGGCAAGCAATGGCAACTGCAAGGCTCTGCCGAAATTGTGTATCACAACAACAGCCCAAAGCCGCTTAGTGAGCTGGTATTTTTGCTGGATCACAATGCACTCAAGCCAGAATCTTTAGCCACCCAAACGCGCATCAGCAAACCTGAAGTGTTGGCCGCCCGGCGTGCCCAGGCTCAGGGCTTTATTATTCACCACGCCCGCCAGCAGGGGCAAAACCTGCACTGGCAAGTAGAGGACACACTGCTCACCGTTAGCCTGCCAACGCCTATTGCAAGTGGCGATGAGGTTAAGCTGAACCTGGCCTGGGAACTTGCACTCACAGATAAAGTGGCCACCAATGCGCGCAGCGGTGTGGAATGGCTGGCCGATGGTTCACCCATTATTGTGGCGGCCCAGTGGTTCCCGCGGGCGGCGGCCTTTACCGACTACAGCGGTTGGCAAACGCGCCCGTTTTTACACCAGGGGGAGTTTTCAACTGAATTTGGCCGCTACCAGGTCACCGTCACTGCACCGGCACACTTTGCGCTGGCCGCCAGCGGCAATTGGCAAAACGCCCATGAAGTTTTAGATAAAACCCAGCAAAAATGTTGGGCCAGCCAAACAGACTGCCTGCTGATTAACGCAGACACTGCCCGGCAAAACCGGCAATTAAAACCGCCGGCTGCCGCAGGCCAACAATGGCAATTTGCCGGCGAGCAACTGCGCGACTTTGCCTTTGTGGCCTCGCCTGCGTTTATGTGGCAAACGGGCGTAGATGCAAAAGGCCGGCGCCTGAACAGCCTGTTCCCCAACGAGGCCGCCCCCCTGTGGCAGCCCTTTGGGCTGGCGGCAATGCGCCACACACTCACAACCTTTGATAGCGCCGCGGTAAACCTGCCAATGCAAACCGTAAGCATTGCCAATGCCGCAGGCATTGGGATGGAATACCCGGGCCTGGCAACCATCGCCACCCGCCCCGAGCGCACTCACGCAACAGGCAACACGCCCGCCTACAACCCGCTCACCAAATACGATTTTATTGGCACTGTCATTCACGAGGTGGGGCACAACTACATACCCATGACTGTTAACACCGATGAGCGCGAGTGGGCCTGGCTTGATGAAGGGCTAACCAGCTTTTTGGAGTACCGTGCAGAGCATCAGTGGGAGGCCAACTTCGATGTGATTTACGGTGAGCCACGCAGCATCGCAAGCTACACGGCAAGCCCCGGGCACCAACCGGTAATGACACCGGCCGACGACCTGCAGCAAAAAATTGCCAACGCCTATAACAAACCCGCAAGCCTGTTAAACATGCTGCGCTATTTGGTGCTGGGCCCCGCCGAGTTTGATGCCGCATTGGCAAAATTCTTTACCCACTGGCAAGGCAAACGGCCCACGCCCGGCGATTTGATGATGGCCATAGAACAGCACACAGGCCAAAACCTGGGTTGGTTTTGGCGCAGCTGGTTTCTTGAAGCACGCTCACTCGACTGGCAAATTACCCACGCACAACTCAACCAAACTCCACTGCCTTTGCGCCATAAAAACCCGCCAGAGCCTCCGGCAATTGCGCTACAAGCACGCGCCTTAACAAACGGCAATGAACACCGTTTCGTGGTAGACGATGCACCGGCACTGGCCGATGCCTACACCCAAAGCCGCGCCCAATACCTGGGGCCTGTGGCCACACACCCGTCGGCTACCTATAAATCGGCACCGGTTAATAGGCCGGAAAAAAATACCACAGCCAATGCCGCAGCCCACACTTACAGCATCGGCATCAGCAACGCAGGCACCGCCCTGTTGCCTGTGCCGCTGCGGGTAAGCTTCACCAATGGCGAATCATTAGACGCAGTCATTCCCGTAAACGCCTGGGCCAATGCCCGGGCGAATACCGAGGGCCATGCCTACATCGAATGGCAGCTAACGGTAGCTGCTGGGCAACGCGTACACACCATTATCCTAGACCCAGACTACCTGACACCCGACATTCAGCGCTCAAATAATTCCGTGGAGGTATCACACCCATGA
- a CDS encoding S41 family peptidase, giving the protein MAFKDGHLAISDDVRPHGDAPLSPGVGLRAEGERLFVNARMRQWPVPLPELNDELIACDGQPVADLVANHWAPYVELRKATDHYPAAKTAFTIVHSLKSQFKTCVFRSPLGRAQTYSLSYQATELGELIGLLASGNRAGAANGYDYQDGVLWVRLVSFSLNAASADVFEKMLTAIESLPYFHTLVFDVRGNDGGSSTLGDRIFKAATGGIELSEQQQAQLPLAYAQWRVSDYALARIEGSIEFLKAAYGPDNEDLGFYQQLKAAMQAAQAKGEAWVSAGNSYHQWQREAFQEMNIRPKKFSGDLVLLTDNRCASACLDFADTVLAVPGVRHFGQATSGDTLYMEAPAFRLPSGNRLRMPLKVWRGRLRGSNEVYVPDLLIDFNAHTEESLRAHVLKALKDVE; this is encoded by the coding sequence GTGGCCTTTAAAGATGGCCACCTTGCCATTTCTGATGATGTGCGCCCTCATGGTGATGCCCCATTGTCGCCAGGCGTCGGCTTGCGCGCAGAGGGCGAGCGGCTGTTTGTCAATGCGCGTATGAGGCAGTGGCCTGTGCCACTGCCTGAATTAAACGACGAGCTGATAGCGTGTGATGGTCAGCCGGTAGCTGATCTAGTGGCCAATCATTGGGCGCCCTATGTAGAACTGCGAAAAGCGACCGATCACTATCCTGCTGCGAAAACAGCTTTTACCATCGTCCATAGCTTAAAAAGCCAATTTAAAACCTGTGTTTTTCGGTCTCCCTTGGGGAGGGCGCAAACCTATTCACTGAGCTATCAGGCAACGGAATTGGGTGAGCTGATAGGGCTACTTGCAAGCGGTAATCGGGCGGGTGCTGCCAACGGTTATGATTACCAAGATGGTGTTTTATGGGTGCGGCTTGTCAGTTTTTCACTCAATGCTGCATCTGCCGATGTGTTTGAAAAGATGTTGACGGCTATAGAATCATTACCCTATTTCCATACACTGGTATTTGATGTGCGTGGCAATGACGGCGGCAGCTCAACATTGGGCGATCGCATCTTCAAGGCTGCTACAGGTGGTATTGAGTTAAGCGAACAGCAGCAGGCGCAGCTGCCCTTGGCATATGCACAGTGGCGGGTCTCCGATTACGCTCTGGCCCGTATAGAGGGTTCCATTGAATTCTTAAAGGCTGCCTACGGCCCAGACAACGAAGATCTTGGATTTTACCAGCAGTTAAAGGCGGCAATGCAGGCGGCACAGGCCAAGGGTGAGGCATGGGTGAGCGCAGGTAATAGCTACCACCAATGGCAACGCGAAGCCTTCCAGGAAATGAATATACGGCCTAAAAAGTTTTCCGGAGATCTTGTGTTGTTAACGGATAATCGTTGTGCCAGTGCATGCTTGGATTTCGCAGATACGGTGTTGGCAGTGCCTGGCGTCAGGCACTTTGGGCAGGCCACAAGCGGCGATACACTGTATATGGAAGCGCCTGCTTTTCGATTGCCAAGTGGTAACCGGCTAAGAATGCCGTTAAAAGTATGGCGTGGCAGGTTGAGGGGCAGCAATGAAGTGTATGTGCCCGATCTGCTTATCGATTTCAACGCCCATACTGAAGAATCGTTGCGGGCGCATGTATTAAAAGCCTTGAAGGATGTTGAGTAA